In Mycobacterium sp. JS623, one genomic interval encodes:
- a CDS encoding class I SAM-dependent methyltransferase, with product MSNADELFALAEQVTGFMPADEGRTLFDTAVRYLGDGVGVEIGTYCGKSTVLLGAAAQQTDGVLYTIDHHHGSEEHQPGWEYHDASMVDSVTGLFDTLPALRHTLDAAGLDAHVVAIVGKSPVVARGWRMPLRLLFIDGGHTEEAAQRDFEGWARWVDIGGALIIHDVFPDPNDGGQAPFHIYQRALATGDFREVLATGSMRVLERTSGTPGQEL from the coding sequence ATGAGCAACGCAGACGAACTCTTTGCCCTCGCTGAGCAGGTCACCGGCTTCATGCCCGCTGACGAAGGACGCACGCTATTCGACACCGCCGTCCGGTATCTAGGCGACGGCGTCGGCGTCGAGATCGGCACGTACTGCGGCAAATCCACCGTGCTCCTTGGCGCCGCCGCACAGCAGACGGACGGGGTGCTCTATACCATCGACCATCACCATGGTTCCGAGGAACATCAGCCGGGGTGGGAGTACCACGACGCATCGATGGTGGACTCCGTCACCGGGCTGTTCGACACACTGCCGGCGCTGCGGCACACGCTCGATGCCGCGGGGCTGGACGCCCACGTGGTGGCGATCGTCGGCAAGTCCCCGGTCGTCGCCCGCGGCTGGCGAATGCCGTTGCGGCTGCTGTTCATTGACGGCGGCCACACCGAAGAAGCCGCACAGCGCGACTTCGAGGGCTGGGCGCGATGGGTCGACATCGGCGGTGCGCTGATCATCCACGACGTGTTCCCCGACCCGAACGATGGCGGCCAGGCGCCGTTTCACATCTACCAGCGGGCACTGGCCACCGGCGACTTCCGCGAGGTGTTGGCGACAGGTTCGATGCGCGTGTTGGAGCGGACGTCAGGTACGCCAGGCCAGGAGTTGTAG
- a CDS encoding class I SAM-dependent methyltransferase — MLTVDFDRLGVGAGTKVIDVGCGAGRHSFEAYRRGADVIAFDQNAADLNDVDEILQAMKEQGEAPSSARAEAVKGDALELPYADSTFDCVIASEILEHVPEDDRAISELIRVLKPGGSLGITVPRWLPEKVCWVLSDEYHANEGGHIRIYRADALRDKVLAHGLRLTHTHHAHALHAPFWWLKCAVGTSKNDHPAVAAYHKLLVWDMMERPWLTRTAESLLNPLIGKSVALYFRKPVEPVAVS; from the coding sequence ATGCTGACTGTCGACTTCGACCGATTAGGCGTCGGTGCCGGCACGAAGGTGATCGATGTGGGGTGCGGCGCGGGCAGGCACTCGTTCGAGGCCTATCGTCGTGGCGCCGACGTCATCGCGTTCGACCAGAATGCGGCCGACCTCAATGACGTCGACGAGATTCTGCAGGCGATGAAGGAGCAGGGCGAAGCGCCGTCATCGGCCCGCGCCGAGGCCGTCAAGGGCGATGCGCTCGAGTTGCCTTATGCTGACAGCACTTTCGACTGCGTGATCGCCTCGGAGATCCTCGAGCACGTCCCCGAGGACGATAGGGCGATCAGCGAACTCATCCGAGTGTTAAAACCCGGTGGCTCACTCGGCATCACGGTACCGCGGTGGCTGCCGGAAAAGGTGTGCTGGGTGCTGTCGGACGAATACCACGCCAACGAGGGCGGGCACATTCGCATCTACCGGGCCGACGCGCTGCGCGACAAGGTACTGGCGCACGGCCTGCGATTGACGCACACGCATCATGCACATGCGCTGCATGCGCCGTTCTGGTGGCTGAAATGTGCTGTGGGAACCTCGAAGAATGACCACCCCGCGGTGGCGGCCTACCACAAGCTGCTGGTGTGGGACATGATGGAGCGACCGTGGCTCACCCGCACCGCGGAGTCGCTGCTGAACCCGTTGATCGGCAAGAGCGTGGCACTGTACTTCAGGAAGCCGGTGGAGCCTGTTGCTGTCTCCTGA
- a CDS encoding glycosyltransferase family 4 protein: MRIALLSYRSKTHCGGQGVYVRHLSRGLVELGHDVEVFSGQPYPEVLDPRVRLTKVPSLDLYREPDPFRVPRPREIRDRIDMLELLTTWTAGFPEPRTFTMRAARLLAERLGDFDVVHDNQSLGTGLLAIAELGLPVVATVHHPITRDRVLDVAAAQWWRKPLVRRWYGFAEMQKKVARQIPELLTVSSTSAADIAEDFEVAPSQLHVVPLGVDTALFKPAQQRVRNRIIAIASADVPLKGISHLLHAVARLRVERDLELQLVAKLEPNGPTEKLIAELGISDMVHISSGVSDTELAELLASAEIACIPSLYEGFSLPAVEAMASGTPIIASRAGALPEVVGADGECARLVRPADVDELTDVLGELLDSPHELKRLGAAGRRRALEVFSWESVAAQTVAVYEKAMAKC, encoded by the coding sequence ATGCGCATCGCTTTGTTGTCTTATCGGAGCAAAACTCATTGCGGCGGCCAGGGGGTCTACGTCCGCCACCTGTCGCGCGGCCTCGTCGAACTCGGCCACGACGTCGAGGTGTTCTCCGGCCAGCCCTACCCCGAGGTGCTCGACCCGCGCGTGCGGCTGACGAAAGTGCCCAGCCTCGACCTGTACCGAGAGCCTGATCCGTTCCGCGTTCCGCGGCCGAGGGAAATCCGCGACCGCATCGACATGCTCGAACTGCTGACGACGTGGACGGCCGGCTTCCCCGAACCCCGTACCTTCACGATGCGCGCTGCCCGGCTGCTGGCCGAGCGGCTCGGCGACTTCGACGTGGTCCACGACAACCAGAGCCTCGGCACCGGCCTGCTGGCCATCGCCGAACTCGGCCTGCCGGTGGTGGCAACGGTGCACCATCCGATCACGCGCGACCGTGTCCTCGACGTGGCGGCCGCGCAATGGTGGCGGAAGCCGTTGGTGCGCCGCTGGTATGGCTTCGCCGAGATGCAGAAGAAGGTGGCGCGCCAGATTCCCGAGCTGTTGACCGTGTCGTCGACCTCGGCAGCCGACATCGCCGAGGACTTCGAGGTCGCGCCGAGCCAGCTGCATGTGGTGCCGCTCGGCGTGGACACCGCGCTGTTCAAGCCCGCCCAGCAGCGGGTCCGCAACCGGATCATCGCGATCGCCAGCGCCGACGTACCGCTCAAGGGCATCAGCCACCTGCTACACGCGGTCGCCCGGTTACGCGTCGAACGCGATCTGGAACTGCAGCTGGTGGCCAAGCTCGAACCCAACGGGCCGACCGAGAAGCTGATCGCCGAGTTGGGTATCTCTGACATGGTGCACATCTCCAGCGGGGTGAGCGACACCGAGCTGGCGGAGCTGCTCGCATCGGCCGAAATTGCTTGCATCCCTTCGTTATACGAAGGTTTCTCGCTGCCCGCCGTGGAGGCGATGGCCAGCGGTACACCGATCATCGCCAGCCGTGCAGGCGCGTTGCCCGAAGTGGTCGGCGCCGACGGGGAATGCGCGCGGTTGGTGCGGCCTGCCGATGTCGACGAGTTGACCGATGTGCTTGGCGAGTTGCTCGACTCGCCCCATGAGTTGAAGCGTTTGGGTGCCGCGGGGCGGCGTCGCGCGCTCGAGGTGTTCAGCTGGGAATCCGTTGCGGCGCAGACCGTCGCGGTGTACGAGAAAGCAATGGCGAAATGCTGA
- a CDS encoding flavin reductase family protein, translating to MTQPFEKLVALLDYPMFVVTTRSGDELAGCLVGFTSQTSIHPPRFLAGLSKRNHTYRVAERASHLAVHLIERRQSELARLFGSETGDRTDKFARCAWHSGPHELPILDDAAGWFAGAVRGRYDLGDHVGVLLEPVAGSAPDGFEQLVTFSDVRDLDPGHDA from the coding sequence ATGACGCAGCCCTTCGAGAAACTCGTCGCGCTGCTCGACTACCCGATGTTTGTGGTCACCACCCGCTCCGGCGACGAGCTGGCCGGTTGTCTTGTCGGGTTCACCAGCCAGACGAGCATCCATCCGCCACGATTCCTGGCGGGACTATCGAAACGCAACCACACGTATCGCGTCGCCGAGCGAGCCAGCCACTTGGCGGTCCACCTGATCGAGCGACGACAGTCTGAGCTCGCCCGGTTGTTCGGCAGTGAGACCGGCGATCGCACCGACAAATTCGCGCGGTGCGCATGGCACTCGGGCCCTCACGAGTTGCCGATCCTGGACGACGCGGCCGGGTGGTTTGCCGGCGCGGTGCGCGGCCGCTACGACCTCGGCGACCACGTTGGCGTCCTGCTCGAGCCCGTAGCGGGAAGCGCCCCCGACGGGTTCGAGCAACTCGTCACGTTCTCTGATGTTCGCGATCTCGATCCGGGCCACGACGCCTGA
- a CDS encoding TetR/AcrR family transcriptional regulator, translated as MSDPVLESTRRRLTAKQADTVDRLGRAAVDLLSREGFAGLTVRRVAAEAGVGAATAYTYFSSKEHLVAEVFWRRLAASPPAAHDSVDAATRVVDVLRHISLLVADEPEFACAVTNALLGKDPDVEVLRLRIGRDIRDRLASALGSDIDPEIIDLLEMLYSGALVRAGMGYASYADIAQRLEKSARLMLR; from the coding sequence GTGTCCGATCCGGTCCTGGAGTCGACTCGGCGCCGCCTGACCGCCAAGCAGGCCGACACCGTCGACCGCCTTGGCCGCGCCGCCGTTGACCTCTTGAGTCGGGAGGGATTCGCCGGCCTGACGGTGCGGCGGGTAGCCGCGGAAGCCGGCGTCGGAGCCGCGACCGCCTACACGTATTTCTCGTCGAAGGAGCACCTCGTCGCCGAGGTGTTCTGGCGTCGGCTGGCGGCATCGCCGCCCGCGGCGCACGACTCGGTCGACGCGGCTACCCGGGTGGTCGACGTGCTACGTCACATCTCGCTGCTGGTCGCCGATGAGCCCGAATTCGCTTGTGCCGTAACCAATGCCCTGCTGGGCAAGGACCCAGACGTCGAGGTGCTGCGGCTGCGCATCGGCCGCGACATCCGCGACCGGTTGGCTTCCGCGCTTGGCTCCGACATCGATCCGGAGATCATCGACTTGCTGGAGATGCTGTATTCCGGCGCACTGGTGCGCGCGGGAATGGGCTACGCGTCGTATGCGGATATCGCGCAGCGGTTGGAGAAGTCCGCGCGGTTGATGCTGCGTTAA
- a CDS encoding helix-turn-helix transcriptional regulator, whose protein sequence is MRLTWPLIGRSEEMQLISAAISHPDTAGILLSGAAGVGKSRVAREALSAAESRGCVIRWVVATTAARALPLGAFASFVGSAPSDMLQLVRGVIEALTAARQGAVVIVAVDDVHLLDDLSTFVLQQIVQRRAAKVVVTAREGEPIPAGLQEMWTHDSFERIDLQPISRDETATLLSAALGGRVDVDATRRLWHLTRGNVLYLRNIVEHEVADGRLAERHGFWTWTGKPVVTSSLVEMIEARTGALPAAVGEVIDALAVGEPIELASLCRITDAGAVEEADMRGLIKLDSVDGRVEARLAHPLYGEVRRERAPSTRLRRLRGCVAAELANGDDCDNIRTIVRRATLSLDSDLEPDADLLVKAAHGAVWLADLPLADRLAEAAMRAGGGAEAYIIRGCNLSGLSRGEDAEAILASVPTSGFTDTDHGRLAFVRGMNLMYTLADPARARDVVDELSSRIGADACLDAFHAVYWAALGKPELSLAASRDLVLTELPAVVGAQAASQIALALGDVGRTTDAVAAADAGYAIVDGAFDAENIRFVIATSHVGALLQSGRVREAMLAAEGLRRQWADLPGVLQVLSLAVAGRAALGAGQLDAACSMLQPIDLLIGESNGWGYRYQLPHTVALAMRGSADDAATALASAEKYRHPSHGCVDFELGLARAWVAASQGVVSQAISQSLEAAETAAANGQFAAEVVCLQAATQFGHAAAESRLRTLAEIVEGPRAPLAVRFASALHSRDGAELAAVSHGFEETGDLIAAADAAAHAALICRGQDLRGSAYTYATRAEGLAELCGGAITPALHEAVEPVPLSSREREIVALIAEGLSNREVADRLCLSVRTIEGHIYRAMARTGVSNREELSGLLKRRR, encoded by the coding sequence GTGCGCTTGACGTGGCCCTTGATAGGTCGCTCCGAAGAGATGCAGCTGATCTCGGCGGCGATTTCACATCCTGACACCGCCGGGATTCTGTTGTCAGGCGCGGCCGGCGTCGGAAAGAGCCGGGTGGCCAGGGAGGCGCTGTCGGCCGCCGAGTCACGTGGCTGCGTGATCCGGTGGGTCGTGGCCACCACCGCAGCCCGTGCCCTTCCGCTGGGCGCGTTCGCGTCGTTCGTCGGCTCCGCGCCCAGTGACATGCTGCAGCTCGTGCGCGGCGTGATCGAAGCGCTGACCGCCGCCCGCCAGGGTGCCGTTGTGATCGTGGCTGTCGACGATGTCCACCTGCTCGATGACCTGTCCACCTTCGTGTTGCAGCAGATCGTGCAACGCCGCGCCGCCAAGGTCGTGGTCACGGCCCGCGAGGGCGAGCCGATTCCGGCAGGGCTGCAGGAGATGTGGACGCATGATTCGTTTGAGCGCATCGACCTTCAACCGATCTCCCGAGACGAAACCGCGACACTGCTTTCGGCGGCACTCGGTGGTCGCGTGGACGTGGACGCGACGCGCCGCTTGTGGCACCTCACGCGGGGCAACGTCTTGTATCTGCGCAACATCGTCGAACACGAAGTGGCCGACGGGCGCCTTGCCGAGCGGCACGGCTTCTGGACGTGGACCGGCAAACCGGTCGTGACATCCAGCTTGGTCGAGATGATCGAAGCGCGGACGGGAGCACTGCCCGCAGCGGTCGGCGAGGTGATCGATGCGTTAGCGGTGGGCGAGCCCATCGAGCTGGCGTCGCTGTGCCGAATCACCGACGCCGGCGCGGTCGAAGAGGCCGACATGCGTGGGCTGATCAAGCTGGACAGTGTTGACGGAAGGGTCGAAGCGCGGTTGGCCCATCCGCTGTACGGCGAGGTGCGCCGGGAGCGCGCACCGTCCACCCGATTACGGCGACTGCGCGGGTGCGTTGCCGCTGAACTCGCAAACGGAGACGACTGCGACAACATCCGGACGATCGTGCGGCGTGCGACGCTGAGCCTGGACTCTGACCTCGAACCGGATGCCGACCTGCTTGTCAAAGCCGCGCATGGCGCTGTGTGGCTGGCTGATCTTCCTCTTGCCGATCGACTGGCCGAGGCGGCTATGCGAGCGGGCGGTGGTGCGGAGGCATACATCATTCGCGGGTGCAATCTCTCGGGACTCAGCCGTGGCGAGGATGCCGAGGCAATCCTGGCAAGCGTCCCCACCAGCGGGTTCACCGATACCGATCACGGCAGGCTTGCGTTCGTGCGCGGCATGAACTTGATGTACACGCTGGCCGACCCTGCACGCGCGAGAGACGTTGTCGACGAGTTGTCTTCACGAATTGGCGCGGACGCATGCCTCGATGCCTTCCACGCCGTGTATTGGGCCGCGCTGGGTAAGCCAGAACTCTCACTGGCGGCGTCGCGCGATCTCGTTCTCACCGAGTTACCCGCCGTCGTCGGCGCGCAAGCCGCGTCGCAGATTGCACTTGCACTCGGCGACGTCGGCCGCACGACGGATGCGGTTGCAGCGGCCGATGCAGGCTACGCCATCGTGGATGGCGCCTTCGATGCTGAGAACATTCGATTCGTCATTGCCACGAGCCATGTTGGCGCCTTGCTGCAGTCCGGTCGCGTGCGCGAGGCAATGCTGGCCGCCGAGGGCTTGCGCCGCCAATGGGCTGATCTGCCGGGCGTGCTGCAGGTGCTCAGTCTCGCCGTCGCAGGTCGGGCCGCCCTCGGAGCCGGTCAGCTCGACGCCGCATGTTCCATGCTGCAACCGATCGATCTGTTGATCGGTGAGAGCAACGGTTGGGGATATCGGTATCAGCTACCGCATACCGTTGCGTTGGCCATGCGCGGATCAGCCGATGACGCGGCGACTGCACTTGCCAGCGCGGAGAAGTATCGCCATCCGAGTCATGGATGCGTCGACTTCGAGTTGGGACTGGCGCGGGCATGGGTTGCGGCGTCGCAAGGGGTTGTCAGTCAAGCGATCTCACAGTCGCTCGAGGCAGCCGAAACAGCGGCTGCCAACGGCCAGTTTGCCGCCGAAGTGGTGTGTCTGCAGGCCGCGACACAGTTCGGCCACGCGGCTGCGGAGTCTCGACTTCGTACTTTGGCCGAGATCGTCGAAGGGCCTCGCGCCCCGCTCGCGGTCCGCTTCGCTTCCGCATTACACAGCCGCGATGGAGCCGAGCTCGCCGCGGTATCACATGGCTTCGAGGAAACCGGTGACCTCATCGCGGCGGCCGATGCCGCTGCGCACGCCGCATTGATCTGCCGGGGCCAGGATCTGCGCGGCTCGGCGTACACGTATGCGACCCGAGCGGAGGGGTTGGCCGAATTATGCGGCGGCGCAATCACACCCGCGCTGCACGAAGCCGTTGAGCCCGTGCCGCTGTCGTCGCGAGAACGTGAGATCGTCGCGCTGATCGCAGAAGGCCTGTCCAACCGTGAAGTCGCCGACCGGTTGTGTCTGTCCGTGCGCACCATCGAGGGCCACATCTATCGGGCGATGGCCAGGACAGGGGTGTCCAACCGCGAGGAACTCTCCGGCCTGTTGAAGCGGCGGCGTTGA
- a CDS encoding DUF222 domain-containing protein, which produces MSSNKKQVIAALDAAEASYRQLAALPLEALTRPEKTELLKRLGEIDKKMVALDRRLIGQLITQDDPAMFGWTSWADVLSRRLRISPGEAQKRIAEAMSA; this is translated from the coding sequence ATGAGTTCGAATAAGAAGCAAGTCATCGCGGCTCTCGACGCCGCCGAAGCGAGTTACCGTCAGCTCGCCGCGCTTCCGCTGGAAGCACTGACGCGCCCCGAGAAGACGGAACTTCTCAAACGGTTGGGCGAGATCGACAAGAAGATGGTCGCACTCGACCGCCGGCTGATCGGCCAGCTGATCACCCAGGACGACCCGGCCATGTTCGGCTGGACGTCCTGGGCAGACGTCTTGTCCCGACGGCTGCGGATCTCCCCCGGCGAAGCCCAGAAGCGGATAGCCGAAGCGATGTCCGCCTAG
- a CDS encoding TetR/AcrR family transcriptional regulator, whose amino-acid sequence MTTALNGAGSDGPAVPAASVDDAFRDRLIEGLAASIGERGYRDSTVANIVRHARTSKRTFYEQFASKEECLIELLRRNNEDLIANIQAAVDPEADWQLQIRQAAVAYVDHIGSRPAITLSWIREAPALGLVARPLNRLAMEALTDMLVDLTDSPGFRRADLAPISRPLALILLGGLRELTALFVEDDRDVQGIVEHAVAAATAILGPR is encoded by the coding sequence ATGACGACAGCGCTCAACGGAGCTGGCTCCGACGGGCCGGCCGTCCCAGCTGCGTCCGTCGACGACGCCTTCCGCGACCGGTTGATCGAGGGCCTGGCCGCCTCGATCGGTGAGCGGGGATACCGCGACTCCACCGTTGCCAACATCGTTCGGCATGCACGGACGTCCAAGCGCACGTTCTACGAGCAGTTCGCCAGCAAGGAAGAGTGCCTGATCGAACTGCTTCGCAGGAACAACGAGGATCTGATCGCCAATATCCAGGCAGCCGTCGACCCCGAGGCCGACTGGCAGCTCCAGATCCGCCAGGCAGCGGTGGCCTACGTCGACCACATCGGGTCGCGGCCGGCGATCACGCTGAGCTGGATCCGCGAGGCGCCCGCGCTCGGCCTGGTGGCGCGGCCGCTGAATCGGCTCGCGATGGAGGCGCTCACCGACATGTTGGTCGACCTCACCGACAGCCCAGGTTTTCGGCGAGCGGACCTTGCCCCGATCTCGCGTCCGCTCGCGCTGATCCTGCTGGGCGGGCTGCGGGAGCTGACGGCACTGTTCGTGGAGGACGACCGCGACGTGCAGGGAATCGTCGAGCACGCGGTCGCGGCCGCAACCGCGATTCTGGGCCCGCGTTAA
- a CDS encoding cytochrome P450 produces the protein MTTTDLGTPAAVVKLPPGPRLPRSVQGALALTDRRIALAMLRRCYGSAFTIDLPIFGQLVVISDPNDIRQLFRTAPHLVDTTDANLGRVMGPNSMFAMMGARHRARRKLLTPSFNGRRLAAYEAIIELEAVSEFATWPQDQAFAALPSMMRITLNVILRAVFGAEGQEFERLRETLPPGIRLGSKFALIPVPQWDWGRWSPWGRFLRYRREYDAIVDRLIDKALADPGLADRDDVLALMLRSRYEDGSAMTRDEIADELITMLAAGHETTATTLAWAVERLQRHPQLLDRLVADVDAGSEELLNATIFEVLRTRPVIDTTFRQVKAPTLQIGPWTMPEGTTLVASIGLLHTDESVFHDAACFDPDRFMTQRPDPAQWIPYGGGVRRCIGAAFATMELRVVLRTLLHGYIIYPSNARDEGWKSRSVALAPSRGALVRVRRR, from the coding sequence ATGACGACGACCGATCTGGGCACGCCTGCCGCCGTTGTGAAGCTGCCGCCCGGCCCGCGGCTCCCCCGATCTGTCCAGGGTGCGTTGGCCTTGACCGATCGACGGATCGCCCTTGCGATGCTGCGCCGGTGCTACGGGTCGGCCTTCACCATCGATCTGCCCATCTTCGGGCAGCTGGTTGTCATCAGTGATCCCAACGATATTCGGCAGTTGTTCAGGACCGCTCCCCACCTGGTGGATACGACGGACGCGAACCTCGGCCGGGTTATGGGACCGAACTCGATGTTCGCGATGATGGGTGCTCGGCACCGCGCGCGCCGCAAGTTGTTGACACCGTCGTTCAACGGCAGGCGACTGGCTGCATACGAGGCGATCATCGAACTCGAGGCAGTAAGCGAGTTCGCGACGTGGCCGCAGGACCAGGCATTCGCGGCGCTGCCGTCGATGATGCGCATCACCCTGAACGTCATCTTGCGCGCCGTGTTCGGCGCCGAGGGGCAGGAATTCGAGCGGCTCCGGGAAACACTGCCGCCCGGAATCAGGCTCGGCTCGAAGTTTGCACTGATCCCTGTGCCGCAATGGGATTGGGGACGCTGGAGCCCGTGGGGCCGGTTCCTTCGGTACCGCCGTGAGTACGACGCGATCGTCGATCGGCTGATCGACAAAGCCCTGGCCGACCCCGGACTGGCCGACCGCGACGATGTGCTGGCGTTGATGCTGCGGAGCCGTTACGAGGACGGCTCTGCGATGACTCGGGACGAGATCGCCGACGAGCTGATCACGATGCTTGCGGCGGGCCACGAAACGACTGCCACCACGCTGGCGTGGGCCGTCGAACGTCTGCAGAGACACCCGCAATTGCTTGACCGCCTCGTGGCCGATGTCGATGCGGGATCCGAAGAACTGTTGAACGCGACCATCTTTGAGGTATTGCGCACACGCCCCGTCATCGATACCACGTTTCGTCAGGTCAAGGCACCGACACTGCAGATCGGTCCGTGGACGATGCCAGAGGGGACCACGCTCGTCGCGAGCATTGGGCTGTTACATACCGACGAGTCGGTGTTCCACGACGCGGCCTGCTTCGATCCCGATCGGTTCATGACGCAACGCCCTGACCCAGCCCAGTGGATTCCGTACGGCGGCGGAGTCCGCCGTTGCATCGGCGCGGCGTTTGCGACCATGGAGTTACGCGTGGTGCTGCGAACCCTGCTGCACGGCTACATTATTTATCCCTCAAATGCGCGCGACGAAGGCTGGAAATCGCGAAGCGTGGCGCTGGCGCCGTCGCGCGGAGCGTTGGTGCGCGTTCGACGCCGGTAG
- a CDS encoding FMN-binding negative transcriptional regulator — protein sequence MYIPRQFALSDEEAQAALGQGGFAHLVSQHPSGLMVTPLPLLYDAERHSLIGHVSRANRHWTADGSESVAIFAGPQAYISPSFYATKTETGKVVPTWNYELLNVYGRLVARDDADWVLNLVTMLTNRHEQGRAQPWQVTDAPESYTRAQLRAIVGVELVISKVEGKAKMSQNQPERNRMGVVAVLKESDAPDDQLVADRVDALGSTNANGRG from the coding sequence ATGTACATTCCGCGACAGTTCGCCCTTTCCGATGAAGAAGCCCAGGCCGCGCTCGGCCAAGGAGGCTTCGCGCATCTGGTCAGCCAGCACCCGTCGGGGTTGATGGTGACGCCGCTGCCGCTGCTGTACGACGCCGAACGGCATTCGCTCATCGGTCACGTGTCGCGGGCGAATCGGCACTGGACGGCCGACGGCAGCGAGTCGGTGGCCATCTTCGCCGGCCCGCAGGCCTACATCTCGCCCAGCTTCTACGCGACGAAGACGGAGACGGGCAAGGTGGTGCCGACGTGGAACTACGAGTTGCTCAACGTCTACGGCCGACTTGTGGCACGCGACGATGCGGACTGGGTGCTCAACCTCGTGACCATGTTGACGAATCGGCATGAGCAAGGCCGTGCGCAACCGTGGCAAGTCACCGATGCGCCCGAAAGCTATACGCGCGCACAGCTGCGGGCGATCGTCGGCGTCGAGTTGGTGATCTCGAAAGTCGAAGGCAAGGCGAAGATGTCGCAAAACCAACCCGAGCGCAACCGCATGGGCGTGGTCGCGGTGCTCAAGGAATCCGACGCGCCCGACGATCAGTTGGTGGCCGACCGCGTCGACGCTTTGGGCAGTACGAACGCGAACGGCCGCGGATAA
- a CDS encoding DUF3224 domain-containing protein produces MSRHIEARFEIASWDETPFEDGDDATKLTEALVAKRYEGDIQGTSTTKWLLTYSPDRSALFVGVEHITGTIGGKQGGIVLLHDGEYRDGVAAAELRVASGTQGLANVAGTGKFRADPSGAMTLDLDGAW; encoded by the coding sequence ATGAGCAGACACATCGAAGCCCGTTTCGAGATCGCCAGTTGGGACGAAACGCCGTTCGAGGATGGCGATGACGCGACGAAGTTGACCGAGGCGCTGGTCGCCAAGCGCTACGAGGGCGACATCCAGGGGACGTCCACAACGAAGTGGCTACTGACCTACTCACCCGACAGGAGCGCGTTGTTCGTCGGTGTCGAACACATCACCGGGACGATCGGCGGCAAGCAGGGCGGCATAGTGCTGTTGCACGACGGCGAGTACCGCGACGGCGTGGCGGCGGCGGAGCTGCGGGTCGCGTCGGGCACCCAGGGGCTGGCGAACGTCGCGGGCACCGGAAAGTTTCGTGCCGATCCGTCGGGTGCGATGACGCTGGACCTCGACGGCGCGTGGTGA
- a CDS encoding PPOX class F420-dependent oxidoreductase: MVRKYATADAVDLSALLDFIRPRHRMVLTTFRADGSLQSSPVSGGVDDAGRIVISSYPQRAKSANVRRTPRASVLVLSDEFNDAYVQVDGDAEVIDLPDAVEPLVDYYRSIAGEHPDWAQYRQAMVDQGKCLIRVTPRRWGPVATGGFPPQ; the protein is encoded by the coding sequence ATGGTCAGAAAGTACGCGACTGCAGATGCCGTTGACCTGTCCGCCCTGCTGGACTTCATTCGGCCGCGACATCGCATGGTGCTCACCACTTTTCGCGCCGACGGCTCGCTGCAGAGTTCCCCGGTATCCGGCGGCGTCGACGACGCCGGCCGCATCGTGATCTCCAGCTATCCGCAACGCGCCAAGTCGGCCAACGTTCGTCGCACGCCGCGGGCCAGCGTGTTGGTGCTGTCTGACGAATTCAACGACGCTTACGTGCAGGTCGACGGCGACGCCGAGGTGATCGACCTGCCGGACGCTGTCGAGCCGTTGGTCGATTACTACCGGTCGATCGCCGGTGAACATCCCGACTGGGCGCAATACCGGCAGGCGATGGTCGACCAGGGCAAGTGTCTGATCCGCGTCACTCCCCGACGCTGGGGTCCCGTGGCGACGGGCGGCTTCCCTCCGCAATAG